One Triticum dicoccoides isolate Atlit2015 ecotype Zavitan chromosome 3B, WEW_v2.0, whole genome shotgun sequence genomic window, TAAGCTTCGGTTCGGCTCATTCCTGCAACATGTGGCGCCCGCGCGTCGTGGccaggcgtggcgaggcgggcggcggcggaggaggaacaCACGTGTACAACTTCTATTTCCAAACTCCCAATAGCAAGTGGTAGAacatcccttataaagaggtctcacTCTTCTTACTGTAGCAGGATGATACTAAACTTCTCACACTTCCCATCACTTGCTGTACACATGCATGGGCCATAGAGATTAGTACAACTTTAGTATGGATCGCAGGGAGTAAGAACACGTTCATTTATAAAAAATGGAAGGTTTCAGAATCCAGAAAGGGGGAAAAAGACCTCACTCATTTTATTTATGATGGAGCAGTGCCGCTGCGTCGGCTCGGTCGACAAGATGAGGACATCACGTTATGGGGCACTGTGCAGGGTTTGAACCACATGGCTGTACATCGCgacctcttcatgtcctttcctcaGTGTCTCCAATGAGCAGCTAATTAATACATGCATGAAGAAACAACTGCACTTAAAATACGTGGTACTACATTGCAAAATGATCAATCACATACGGAGTCACAAAGAAGCACACCATTGCATCTTTACATTACTTTTACTGGATGCGGCACCTGTCCTCAGACATCTTCGACCTGTTGCCGCTGGAGGCCGGCCCGAGAAGTACTGATGAACATGCTCCTCCTCACAGCGGCCGGCTCTTCATCACCACCGCGACAGCTCACGCTCTCACTGCCAGATCCATTGATGTCGTAGTCAGCCGCGACGAGGTTGCCGTCGCCGTGGCATCCGCACCGATCGAAGTCCCTCGCTACCCTGTGCCGTCGACGCGTTGACTGACTCTCCTGCAAAACCGTGCGCTGGCCCGTCCTCGAGGCGCCCGCTGTCCTCCAAGGAAAGACTCGACAATGCGCCGACTTCAGGACGCTTGTACTGGGAGGCGCCCGCCGTGGCCTCGTTCCGTAGGTGTCCGCCGTGGTCTTCGTCCGGGCGACGCGAACGCTCCACTCGTGGGTGCAGGACGAGCTTGACCTCCCATGAGAGGCGACGGTACAATCTACCGCGCCGTGGTAAACCGGCGAGGGAAGGTAATTTTTTAGTTGACAAAAGCCAGACGCAGTAGCGGGAGGGCGCACGACGAAGtggtaacgagagagagagagagagagagagagagagagagagagcgagagagagagagatggcgcAGCCGCCGCAATGGAAGGCGATGTACCAGTATGTGGCGATACGGGCGCACGACGGCTGCGCCCGCGTCGAGAAAAGTGTCGCCGACGCGCGTAGGGTGCTGGCGTCCCCACTGGTGCTGGACACCCGCAACGCCGCGGGGCGGTACACCTCGTTGCACTCCGCGATGACCCACGTCGAGCACGCATCCGGCTGCCTCTCCGGTGTCATATTCAGCATGGTGGTGGCCGAGATCCTGGCGCTCCATGGCTGCGGGGCCGTCCCGTCGAGGCCGCTGGCTGGCATTGGCGACCTCCGCCGCGACCGCGACAaccacgacgaatggctcgctctgACCAGGCTCGAGGCCGCCAGGGAGCACGCCCAGGACGCGCTCCGCGGGGTGGAGGGTGCCTTCACCCTCCTGGCCTCCGTCCGGTTCATGCTTCACAGCCGGACCCCCGACGCTGCCGGGCGCCGGCAAGCCATGGAAGAGCAGCTCCACGCCGCCGCCGTCGAACTCCAGGCCGTGGTAGGCAGCGTGGCCAACATGTCCGCGCTGGCCTTCTTGGCCACCCAGCCTGCCATCTGCAACCGCATCCAGTGAGAGGTCCCTTGACTAGCTCTGCACGATCTGCTTCCTTGATATCGCTTGTTCGCGTTGGCTAGGGCTAGCTAGGCCATGCATGATCTATGTGTCTGTCGGTTTCGAACTACTTTTTTCGGTTCTCTTGTTAATTGCAAGGATGATGGAGTAGCGATTCGCACTACTTTGCTGTTTGTCGATCTGAAATCCTAGAGTTATTTCTTGGTAATTTGCCACGATGTATGGTGATATGCGTTGATCATGCATGCCTGCGTGGGTTCgtgtgttagggcatctccagccgtttggccccccagggcgcctaaatagagcggcctgggggcgtgccggcgctagttcggcccctgagggcgatctagctcccagtcacgcccccacgcgCCGGCCCCAGAATGCGGGAAATTCAAACTTGGTCGTTTCCGCTCTCAAAAGACGccgcaaatccggcgatcggacgtagtctggcgttacaaaaaacagaggGGCGCCGTGCGCAACGAATCACTCGGCTtggtcggctccaggcgttggcggagtcggcgtgtgCGGGCTCGTCGGTGTCGGACCTGCTTCGTCGCTGGGctgcgtcggcgcggcttcggcactgctgggcggGGATGTAGAGGCGCCGTccgggcttggcgtccgtgtggtcgtgggcgtcatcggcgtcgtcggcgttgccgtcggcagctcgttcaggatgaggccacgctgcaccaggtaccacgccttgagcttctcgtcgttgctctggagcatgtccgccccgctcatcagaaaagccatgtcggtgttcctcttcttcgcggcgatgttcgtccggagcaggtcgagcttgatggcgttgttcttcatAAGTGACGACCACCgcacctcggtcttctcttcacgtaggacggcccgggcctgggcgtcggcgaggcaatgctcgatggactcctgcactcgcgcggttgccACGTTGGCActtttccccttctttgccaacttgtggccgtccggccgtccctctgacgcgcccggagtcgtcgcgtctggcttgtatgtctccttggccttgtcgagggcacgccggacttccgcccacttcttgcatttgtcaatgcgcttgtagacgtggaggtgcttgaagtcggcgtcCTGGTTGTCGCCCTGATACATGGcgaacatacgcagcagctgcgcGAAGAGACAAACAGTTGGCGGGCATAGGGGGCGAAGAtatgcgggcgaacggcgtgcgtacttgatcctcaatgctggcgccgctctccgggcgagccgcgacctcctcgacgattccatgccatttgttgcacgccaactggatacgcccccaatggttcgccatcgccttggagccgcgctgcatgtacacgcctttgaagtaggggtcgacgagcttccgctcgtcgaactcggccttgatgcggtcccagtacgtgtccaagctctggttcgcgccggtggtcgggtcgaggcagacgactttccatgcttcggcgaggcattcctcctccttggacgtccacttgatgcgttgttcgcctgacctagccgcccgcttcttcttcttctggcgccccttcgtcggaaCAAGCGCCGgttcctcgtcctcctcgtcctcctcgtcctcctcctcctcgggttcctgcgcgtcgtcgccgtagacgtagccgagctcggcctccatgtcgccgttgaggtccaccacctcgtcctgggtggcgaacccgggagactCGGCGGCCGCGGTtgatcctgtcgcgatgatgtcgtccatgtcggctcccgtgtcgtcggtgccgccgaggtgcgagaagggtagTGGTCTGCGgtagagatggggcgtcggtgtggacgcgtaggaggcgggcggcgagtagttgtatggagggtattgcacgccgacgaaggcgggcgagggcgtgcgcgtagcggggtgaccatgagggaaggtcatgtttgggttgaacccgccgtgcgcgtcgccgtcggcgtagcagccgggcgacgatgaaccccatggagatccggcgccttgctgtccccagggcgcgtactgggcgtggctgacgacgaGTGGGTTCATCTCCgcctggtcgaccgatgaggaagacgccgccgtGCGTGCCGCGGTGTCACGGGCCTTCTTGGCTatggccctgttccgcctgtcGGTGGTGACCGCTTcgcgccgctgaacttccaccctccactcggcgttcgacaggcctggtggcttcgatggcggcgccctcggcttcctcggcTTCGGCTGGGCCACGGCGCCACTCGCGGTTGCCGTCGCGCGCGGCAtgacgtacttcttcggcggcatggcgtgcttcttcgcggcgagcgggagggggtttggcgggaggaaggcgagagCGAGCGGGAGAAAGGGatagaatggcgggaggaaggcgagcgagcgggagagatgcgagggaaaagtgtcaagaaacggcgggaaaagaCCCTCGGGTCGCTTccagggcgggcccacgcgcctttttcgcttgcgccggctccccaagcgcccccagggcgccgggttcggcctgggtctgccggcaccagttttggcccgagccggcgaaaaacgggcttctgggggcgcgactggggccttTTTTTTGTTGCCGGCGCGACAAAATCACCTGGGAAGGGCCTGttggggggcgcggctggagatgcccttagttgcAACTTGCAACATACATTGGCAGTGATGTTTTCCTTTGTGGTGGCATTGCACTTTGTGGTTGATTCAACTACGCTTCAACGAGCGATAGAATGGTGCACAATCGCCTGCTTTTTACCGTGCAATCAATTTCTTTATTTGACACGACTATGGAGCAGCACCACATCTGTTCCTCCCCCCGTGCGGCGCCTGCTATTCTGAGCGCTTGCATGTGGGCTAGCGAACGAGAAAAGGCCCTCTAATGCAGTGTGGTCCATCTCCCGCACGCATGGGCTGCCCCGATGTCCCCAAAACACGTCCGATCccctctactacctccgtcctgtttATAGATCCcttttgtagtttgtgccaaattttgattaaaactttaactaacaaaatattaatgcatgtgaagaaaaattatctcattaaattcgtatttgaacatagtttttaaaaatataatgtttgatgacatgcgtgaacattttgttagtttaatctatgataAAAATTTGACACGAAATCCAATGAAGACCaataaatccggacggaggtagtactttcaTCCTTTCATCATGAGGCTGGTtaaaatggtagtatcatagctagtagtatcatgcatacaaactaggcaattttgatgaggtgtcatagcattaaatgaagaaagagagggtggagtatcatatcatgataccgtatcataataaatgttatgctactttgtgtcatgcatggcaataaatagagtactacatgatactaaaatATGAtagtactatgcattagggaggtagtatcatgcgctagtatcatatgcatgatactagtatatgatactccccattacaaccagcctgagAGAGGACGCCCTTGACAAGCTGGCGACCTCTGGATGATATTTGCAAGTGTGGTTAGGGCATATCCAATGCCGAGCCACAAAATCCTTCGGTATATGTCCGTTTTTCTGTCCGGACATGGTCTACGGACATGATACGTCTGAGAGGAGAAAAAATAGGTGCGATCCATACATGTGGTGGGATATTGTGGTGTGGTGTCCGGTTGTGaggaaagagagaagagggggtcaATATGGCAATGGATACCCGCTACCCGCGAACCTGGCGGGTAAAAACTCTATTAGGGTGAGGGTATGGGAAATAAAAATGCCTATGGGTTTCTAAGTGGAAAAAAATTGTACCCATCGGATAAAGCGGGTACGGGTACGGGTACGGGAAAGCAATACCCATACCCACGAACCCCTAGACCCGTATACTACTACACCATGTCAAGTAGGTCCCATGTGTCATTGACTAGATTGAGTAAAAATACCTAAGGTACCAGGCGCTAAGTACGGCTTGCCATGTAGATTTGTTGTCGTTGGTCTCCTGCACGCGACCCTCCTTGTTCCTCCAGGTTCTCACGCGACGACGTGGACGTTAAAGTGTACCTCTTAGCCCGAAAGTACCTTTCTACACCTgggagcaaatgctcctggtgtgacAGCACAATCAAAGAAAttcgaaaaattctgaaattttttagggaCATACTTTGTGGTGcaccgagagaaagagagagagagagagagagagagatggcgcAGCCGCCGCAATGGAAGAAGATGTACCAGTATGTGGCCATACGGGCGCACGACGGTTGCGCCCGCGTCGAGGAAAGTGTCGCCGCCGCGCGTAGGGTGCTGGCGTCCCCGCTGGTGCTGGACACCCGCAACGCCGCGGGGCGGTACACCTTGTTGCATTCCGCCATGACCCATGTCGAGCACGCATCCGGCTGCCTCTCCGGTGTCATATTCACCATGGTGGTGGCCGAGCTCCTGGCGCTCCATGGCTGTGGTGCCGTCCCGTCGAGGCCGGTAGCCGGCATCAGCGACCTCTGCCGCGACCGCGACgaccacgacgagtggctcgctctgAGCAGGCTCGAGGCCGCCAGGGAGCACGCTCAGGACGCGCTCCGCGGGGTGGAGGGGGCCTTCACCCTCCTGGCATCCGTCCGGTTCCTGCTTCACAGTCGGACCCCCGACGCTGCCGGGCGCCGGCAAGCCATGGAAGAGCAGCTCCACGCTGCCGGCGTCGAACTCCAGGCCGCGGTAGGCAGCGTGGCCAACATGTCCGCGCTGGCCTTCATGGCCACCCAGCCTGCCATCCGCAACCGCGTCCAGTGAGAGGTCTCTTGCCTTGATTAGCTCTGCACGATCTGCTTGCTTGATATCGATTGTTCGCGTTGGCTAGGACTAGCTCCTCATGATCTATGTGTTCTGTTGAATTCGAACTACTTTTTTCGGTTCTGTGTTACTTGCAAGGATCGATCGATCGGGGACCTAATTAGATGGACTCGTGATGCAGCAGCTATTCGAACTACTTTGCTGTTTGTTCGATCTGAAATCTCAGAGTTATTGTTGGTAATTTCGTTTGGTTAATCACTTAATTACTACCATGATGTTTGATGATGCGTCGATCATGCATGCCTCATGCCTGCGTGGGTTCGTACGTTTTTTGCAACTTGCAACGTACATCAGCACAGTGCTGTTTTTCTTTGTGGTGGCATTGCACTTTTGCAGTTGATTGAACTacgatcagcgagcgatagaatgGCGCACCATcgcctgctttttagtactacctcTGTCCCTTGTCCCCATCCTACTTTAAGTTAAAATTTGACTATATATTTGATTAGCAAAATGGTAATACATGTCATCAAAAGTCATattattggattcgtatttgaatgtaGTTTTCAATAATATTATTTTTCCTACGTATAatatatattttattagttaataTATGACCCACAATATGAGGACTAGTAAAGTAGGACAGATGAAGTACCGTGCAATTCATTTTTTTATTGGACGCGACTACAGAGCAACCCTGCATCTGTTCCTCCCTCGGTGGTGCCTCCTATTCTGAGCCCTTGCACGTGTGCTAGCGAACGGATAAAGACCCTATAATGCAGTGGTCCGTATCCCGCACGCATGGGCTGCCCCCATGCCCCCAAAACTCGTCCGATCTCCTCTCCTGCTTTCAGCCTTTCATCATGAGTGAGGGCTGTTCGGGTAATCTCATCGATAACTTTATCATAGCAATCTAAAGATGATATTTCTTAAgtgtagtttttttttttgaaaaaaaaaacactaAATTAGCTCAGAATGTTTTCAGGAATACAGATTAAGTCTGGCCTATCCAGCAGCCACGAATGACGACCAAAACCGAGAGTGGTGGCCGCCTTTGCAAGTTTATGAGCTTCTAGATTCATACTTCTACTCTCATACAGAAAAACAACTGATCCCACCGTCTTAATCTTCTCTTTAATTTCATGAATAATCGTTGTCGGCCTTCCAAGATAAGGCTGCTTCAGGTTCTTAACCGTTCCCTGACAATCAGTCGCAACGATCACATTATTGCACATCAGATCCATCGCTAGTGAAAGAGCCTCACTGCTTGCCTTCGCTTCAAGAATGTCCGGGGAAATCAAATGTTGGACTACTGTAACCGAAGCACCAAGAAAGCGTCCTGTTTCGTCTCTACAAACAGCAGCACAGGCTCCTCTATCTTCATGACGTCCAACAGCCGCATCAACATGAATCTTAACAGCCCCAGCCGGTGGTGGAGTCCACCTTGTCGTTTGAACAGTTATGGTCCTCGCTGCACTGTTGCATGGGATTGTTGCCAGGTCATCAAGATAATTTTTTATGAACATGAATGTTGTCAGTGGGGACTGAACTTGGTCTTCATGAATTAGCTTTCTTCGTGCCCACCATATGGACCAAAGGATAACTAGCGTTTTGACAAAACCATTCTCGTCCATTGAAGCCTGCATTTCAGTAAGCCAAAGTTTGGCATCAGTCATTCTGCAAGCTATCAGATGTTCCACCAGATCTTCATCGATTAGGGACCAGACACACTTTGCCACTGTGCATTCCATAAGAGCATGTTTCCAGGTATCTTCAGCTCCGTTACAAACAGGGCACACACTACTCTGTGTCATATGGCGGTGATGTCTTAATGCATCCGTTGGAA contains:
- the LOC119280930 gene encoding uncharacterized protein LOC119280930, translating into MAQPPQWKAMYQYVAIRAHDGCARVEKSVADARRVLASPLVLDTRNAAGRYTSLHSAMTHVEHASGCLSGVIFSMVVAEILALHGCGAVPSRPLAGIGDLRRDRDNHDEWLALTRLEAAREHAQDALRGVEGAFTLLASVRFMLHSRTPDAAGRRQAMEEQLHAAAVELQAVVGSVANMSALAFLATQPAICNRIQ
- the LOC119280931 gene encoding uncharacterized protein LOC119280931, translated to MAQPPQWKKMYQYVAIRAHDGCARVEESVAAARRVLASPLVLDTRNAAGRYTLLHSAMTHVEHASGCLSGVIFTMVVAELLALHGCGAVPSRPVAGISDLCRDRDDHDEWLALSRLEAAREHAQDALRGVEGAFTLLASVRFLLHSRTPDAAGRRQAMEEQLHAAGVELQAAVGSVANMSALAFMATQPAIRNRVQ